One Candidatus Bathyarchaeota archaeon DNA segment encodes these proteins:
- a CDS encoding DUF2070 family protein — translation MPSYRRIVSLTFLSCVIGSVLTIFLLARAPIVLALQFSLLLFLLSTISDLIIRQVFMKSDMVYNTRRCAALSMFSILLWFSFLIVGSSLTLLFDSWSFWVDLFSIGFAAVCILRLIVFSSISFVSYWRAVGSSLMHPIICLLPMYYVSSSAGYTFGTTSVAYLLVSIPISILTAFLLISLVNKIGTETIQIPTTSVLKAFLANWMENVKIPLEGLFENFGGEKTIDFSLLAFEAENRVKSVITVSSFHPGPFRNVGSSSLPFLIQEALEKKLGGVAAVPHGLFGHEFDLASQRQNQKVLRGILDSTDFTNFGSKATRFVRTQKGVAGASCQIFGDCAVVTLTLAPETTEDFPRELGDFILEEASKLGLAHVIIINAHNSINGPFDVSRVMVPLKKAALDVLKRAFKLKSSLFEVGAAKVVPEEFSFEDGMGSGGICALVIRVDEQTCAYITIDGNNMVSGLRRKILDALKELGVDEGEVLTTDTHVVNAIGVTERGYCPLGEAIPHERLINYVKRAVREALSNMKPASADWRVGKVLHVRVIGEKQIKEISLLADKALQRAKKTAVPLFAAAGLLLITLAIIL, via the coding sequence TTGCCGTCTTATAGAAGAATTGTTTCACTCACGTTTCTGTCATGTGTGATAGGCAGTGTTCTAACGATTTTTTTGCTTGCGAGAGCGCCTATAGTTTTGGCTTTGCAGTTTAGCTTACTTCTTTTCTTGTTATCAACAATTTCTGACTTAATTATAAGGCAAGTTTTCATGAAATCCGACATGGTTTACAACACGAGGCGTTGCGCTGCTCTCTCTATGTTCTCTATTCTGTTGTGGTTCAGTTTTCTCATAGTCGGTTCTTCACTAACTCTTCTTTTCGATTCATGGAGTTTTTGGGTTGATCTTTTTTCAATAGGGTTTGCTGCTGTTTGTATTCTTCGTTTGATTGTATTTTCCTCAATCTCTTTCGTATCTTATTGGAGGGCGGTAGGCTCGTCTTTGATGCACCCTATAATTTGCCTTTTACCTATGTACTACGTATCTTCTTCTGCGGGCTATACTTTTGGCACCACCTCGGTGGCATATTTGCTCGTTTCTATTCCAATATCGATTCTCACAGCATTCCTTTTAATCAGTTTGGTGAACAAAATAGGCACTGAAACTATTCAGATACCTACGACCTCGGTTCTGAAGGCTTTCCTTGCTAACTGGATGGAAAATGTAAAGATTCCGCTTGAGGGTCTTTTTGAAAACTTTGGAGGGGAAAAAACTATAGACTTTTCGCTTCTAGCGTTTGAGGCGGAGAACCGCGTCAAATCTGTAATTACCGTGTCATCTTTTCACCCTGGACCCTTTAGAAACGTCGGAAGTAGTTCTCTTCCGTTTTTGATCCAAGAAGCGTTGGAGAAAAAGCTAGGCGGTGTTGCTGCGGTTCCCCATGGCCTGTTTGGACACGAGTTTGACCTTGCATCCCAGCGACAAAACCAAAAAGTGTTAAGAGGCATACTAGACTCAACGGATTTTACCAATTTCGGTTCGAAAGCTACGCGTTTCGTAAGAACGCAAAAGGGCGTCGCGGGTGCAAGCTGCCAGATATTTGGAGACTGTGCAGTTGTTACTTTGACTTTGGCGCCTGAGACAACCGAAGATTTTCCGCGGGAGTTAGGTGATTTTATTCTTGAAGAAGCGTCAAAGCTTGGTTTGGCTCATGTGATAATAATCAACGCCCATAACAGTATTAATGGCCCCTTTGACGTAAGCAGGGTTATGGTGCCTTTAAAAAAGGCTGCTTTGGACGTTTTGAAAAGGGCATTTAAACTAAAGTCTTCTCTTTTTGAAGTTGGGGCGGCAAAGGTTGTGCCAGAAGAGTTTAGTTTTGAGGATGGAATGGGGTCTGGTGGAATATGCGCCTTAGTGATTAGAGTTGACGAGCAGACATGCGCTTACATTACCATTGACGGCAATAACATGGTTTCTGGTCTGAGAAGAAAGATTCTTGATGCTCTAAAGGAGTTAGGCGTTGATGAAGGAGAGGTTCTTACCACGGACACTCATGTTGTAAACGCCATCGGCGTGACTGAGCGTGGATATTGTCCTCTAGGAGAAGCGATACCCCACGAGAGGTTGATTAATTACGTTAAGCGTGCAGTCAGAGAAGCGTTGAGCAATATGAAGCCTGCGTCGGCTGATTGGCGTGTTGGGAAGGTTCTCCATGTGAGGGTGATTGGGGAAAAACAGATAAAAGAGATATCGCTTCTAGCAGATAAGGCGTTACAGCGGGCTAAGAAAACGGCAGTTCCACTATTCGCGGCTGCAGGTTTGCTTTTGATAACGTTGGCTATTATTCTCTAG
- the porB gene encoding pyruvate synthase subunit PorB — MATTPWRFTAREIVEKPELFTSGHRACAGCGPAIALRQIMKATRGPTIVTNATGCMEVVSTIYPYTAWKVPWIHTAFENVAANASGIEAALKAMKRKGRLKYEHVDVIAFAGDGGTFDIGIQALSGAVERGHDFLYVLYDNEAYMNTGIQRSGGTPHGASTTTSPAGKVIPGKPQFKKPIADIIVAHEIPYVATASIVYWQDMLRKTRKALETEGPAFMHVFAPCPRGWRYDTSKTVEVARLAVETCVFPLWEAVNGEYSLSPQSKIMALKPESKKSVTEYLKMQRRFRHLFKPKFENVIDDIQKITDKRWNKLLKKCNMA, encoded by the coding sequence ATGGCAACAACCCCTTGGAGATTCACCGCAAGAGAAATCGTGGAAAAACCAGAACTTTTCACGTCGGGGCATCGAGCATGCGCAGGATGTGGTCCAGCAATTGCTTTGCGGCAGATAATGAAAGCCACGCGAGGACCCACAATAGTCACAAACGCGACAGGATGCATGGAAGTAGTATCGACTATATATCCCTACACGGCGTGGAAAGTTCCATGGATTCATACAGCCTTCGAAAACGTTGCAGCCAACGCATCCGGCATTGAAGCTGCCTTGAAAGCAATGAAAAGGAAAGGACGACTTAAGTATGAACATGTTGACGTGATAGCTTTTGCCGGCGACGGAGGCACGTTCGACATTGGAATTCAAGCATTGTCTGGTGCAGTAGAGCGAGGTCATGACTTTCTGTATGTTCTCTACGACAACGAAGCCTACATGAACACGGGTATACAACGAAGCGGAGGTACACCCCACGGCGCCTCAACCACCACATCACCAGCAGGTAAAGTTATTCCTGGAAAGCCACAATTCAAGAAACCCATAGCAGACATCATAGTGGCTCATGAAATTCCATATGTGGCAACAGCTTCAATTGTCTATTGGCAAGACATGTTAAGGAAAACACGGAAAGCTCTAGAGACAGAAGGCCCAGCGTTCATGCACGTTTTTGCGCCCTGTCCCAGAGGGTGGCGCTACGACACAAGCAAAACCGTAGAAGTTGCTCGTTTGGCTGTGGAGACCTGCGTATTTCCGTTGTGGGAAGCAGTGAACGGCGAATACAGCTTGTCTCCTCAAAGCAAAATCATGGCCTTGAAACCGGAAAGCAAGAAATCTGTCACGGAATATCTAAAGATGCAGCGCCGTTTTAGACACTTGTTTAAACCAAAATTTGAAAACGTGATTGATGACATTCAGAAGATAACTGACAAACGCTGGAACAAGTTGCTTAAGAAATGTAACATGGCGTAG
- the porA gene encoding pyruvate ferredoxin oxidoreductase — translation MTTVQQKVLALNGDEAVALAVKQSDVDVVAAYPITPQTIIVERFSEYVADGEVDTEFVCTESEHSALSACLAASATGARTFTATASAGLALMHEILFVTSGCRAPVVMAIANRALSAPINIHCDHSDSMAERDSGWIQIYAENSQETYDSIIQAFRIAEHIDLLLPVMVCLDAFFLSHTLENVAILSDEIVRKFVGSRLIPLVIGHEGKKVPFKLDPDNPLTMGPLDLYDYYFEHKRQQEEAMRKASQIITQVHDEYAQLSGRRYGNGLVEAYRLEDADVATVCVGSTAGTTKTVVDQLRARGVKAGLLRLRTFRPLPVTEITKALANVKAVAVMDRSNSFGGYGGALFHETRHILYDAHSQPYVVNYIYGLGGRDMPQNIIRDIYRDLQEILETKRVKRYVQFAGVR, via the coding sequence ATGACGACTGTTCAGCAAAAGGTTCTTGCATTAAACGGCGACGAAGCAGTTGCTCTCGCTGTTAAACAGTCAGACGTAGACGTTGTAGCAGCATACCCAATAACGCCGCAAACAATTATCGTGGAAAGGTTCAGCGAATACGTGGCAGATGGAGAGGTGGATACCGAATTTGTCTGTACAGAATCGGAACACAGTGCCCTCAGTGCATGTTTAGCTGCCTCTGCCACTGGAGCGAGAACGTTTACTGCGACAGCTTCAGCTGGTCTTGCTTTGATGCATGAGATACTCTTCGTTACGTCAGGTTGCAGAGCACCGGTGGTAATGGCTATCGCAAATCGGGCGTTGTCTGCGCCGATAAACATACACTGTGACCACTCGGATAGCATGGCGGAGAGAGACAGCGGCTGGATACAGATTTACGCTGAAAACTCGCAAGAAACTTATGATTCGATTATTCAAGCCTTCAGGATAGCTGAGCATATAGACTTGCTTCTTCCAGTAATGGTTTGTCTTGACGCGTTTTTCCTCAGCCACACTCTGGAAAACGTTGCTATATTATCAGATGAAATTGTGCGAAAGTTTGTTGGCAGCAGACTGATTCCTCTTGTAATTGGTCACGAAGGCAAAAAAGTGCCCTTCAAACTAGACCCGGATAATCCGTTAACTATGGGTCCCTTAGACCTTTATGATTATTATTTTGAGCACAAGAGACAACAGGAAGAGGCAATGCGAAAAGCTTCGCAGATAATTACACAAGTTCACGACGAGTACGCTCAGCTAAGCGGACGCCGATATGGAAACGGTCTTGTTGAAGCTTACCGTCTTGAAGACGCCGACGTCGCAACAGTATGTGTCGGTTCAACAGCAGGCACCACCAAAACTGTTGTGGATCAGCTTCGCGCTAGAGGAGTAAAAGCTGGACTCTTACGTCTCCGCACCTTCAGACCGCTTCCAGTAACAGAGATTACAAAAGCTTTAGCAAACGTGAAGGCAGTAGCGGTGATGGATCGAAGCAACAGCTTCGGCGGATATGGAGGGGCATTATTTCATGAAACCCGCCACATCCTCTACGATGCCCACTCACAGCCATATGTTGTGAATTACATATACGGTCTTGGAGGAAGAGACATGCCTCAAAACATCATCCGAGACATTTACAGAGACTTACAGGAAATCCTTGAAACCAAACGGGTGAAAAGGTATGTGCAGTTTGCGGGAGTGCGATAA
- a CDS encoding 4Fe-4S binding protein yields the protein MSQKQKGWKEVPIAGVCWKPATEYLTGDWRTFRPVRDPEKCTRCLLCPMICPDSAITWNKTTEDIEFNYDFCKGCGICANECPAEAIKMVREGEA from the coding sequence ATGAGCCAAAAACAAAAAGGCTGGAAGGAAGTCCCGATAGCGGGAGTTTGTTGGAAGCCTGCTACAGAATACCTCACAGGGGATTGGAGAACCTTCAGGCCAGTTCGTGATCCTGAAAAATGCACACGATGCTTACTTTGTCCCATGATTTGCCCCGACTCAGCCATTACATGGAATAAAACCACAGAAGACATCGAGTTCAACTATGATTTCTGTAAAGGCTGCGGCATATGCGCCAACGAATGTCCCGCAGAGGCTATAAAGATGGTGAGAGAGGGGGAGGCTTAA
- a CDS encoding 2-oxoacid:acceptor oxidoreductase family protein produces MQEIRWHGRGGQGAWTASELLAKAAILEGKHVQSFPEFGPERMGAPLAAYTRISNRPIRLHCSIYNPNLVAVLDPTILKTVNVTNGLTEDGALVVNTKESPAELRKKLDISSQKVWTVPATDIAIKILNIPITNTAMLGAATRAASLVNLESIEKAIRERFRQELAEKNIAVIKEAYKEAKME; encoded by the coding sequence ATTCAAGAAATACGATGGCATGGCAGAGGCGGACAGGGAGCATGGACAGCAAGCGAACTTCTGGCAAAAGCTGCTATTCTCGAGGGAAAACACGTTCAGTCATTTCCCGAATTCGGCCCCGAACGCATGGGCGCCCCTCTAGCAGCCTACACAAGAATCAGCAACAGACCAATCAGACTCCACTGCTCCATCTACAATCCAAACTTAGTAGCCGTACTTGACCCGACAATCTTGAAAACGGTTAACGTAACCAACGGACTCACCGAAGACGGAGCATTAGTCGTCAACACCAAAGAAAGCCCTGCAGAACTGAGAAAAAAACTGGATATTTCGTCTCAAAAAGTCTGGACTGTCCCAGCAACTGATATCGCCATCAAAATACTAAACATTCCCATCACAAACACTGCCATGCTTGGCGCTGCAACTCGCGCAGCATCCCTAGTAAACCTAGAAAGCATCGAAAAAGCCATCAGAGAACGCTTTCGACAAGAATTAGCGGAAAAAAACATCGCCGTGATAAAGGAAGCGTACAAGGAGGCAAAAATGGAATGA
- a CDS encoding ferredoxin family protein: MGKIVIDENACKGCALCVNACPFHLICISQRINSNGYFPAEFIDSEGKCTGCTLCAITCPDVAIEVYREKKKARGEK, translated from the coding sequence ATGGGTAAAATAGTAATTGATGAAAACGCGTGCAAGGGCTGCGCGCTCTGCGTCAACGCTTGTCCATTTCATCTTATATGCATCTCCCAGCGAATTAACTCTAATGGGTACTTTCCTGCAGAGTTCATTGATTCGGAAGGAAAATGTACTGGTTGCACTTTGTGCGCCATAACATGCCCTGACGTCGCTATAGAAGTTTATCGAGAAAAAAAGAAGGCTAGAGGTGAGAAATAA
- a CDS encoding 3-methyl-2-oxobutanoate dehydrogenase subunit VorB has protein sequence MKKKFMTGNEAIAEAAIQAGCRHFFGYPITPQSEIPEYMSKRLPEIGGVYLQAESEVAAINMLFGAAGAGARVMTSSSSPGISLMQEGISYIAGAQLPCLIVNIMRGGPGLGGIQPSQSDYFQATKGGGHGDYHLLVLAPHTVQEAASLTMEAFDLADKYRNPVMVLGDGYLGQMMEPVEFKKTAPPTLPAKEWALTGTKGRPKNLVKSLYLDPEALEKHNLEINRKIQEMIRNEVRVETYQTDDAEVVIAAYGTVARIAKTAIKVLRKKGIKVGMIRPITVFPFPYKAFEKMADKVSKFLVVEMSLGQMVEDVKLGVCGKAQIRFYGRTGGMVPSYDEIVTETEKLVKEAS, from the coding sequence ATGAAAAAGAAGTTTATGACTGGAAACGAAGCGATTGCCGAAGCGGCGATTCAAGCTGGCTGTAGACACTTTTTCGGTTATCCTATAACTCCGCAAAGTGAAATTCCCGAATACATGTCGAAACGTCTTCCTGAAATTGGAGGAGTTTACCTTCAAGCTGAAAGTGAGGTGGCTGCGATTAACATGCTTTTCGGCGCAGCTGGTGCCGGTGCGAGGGTGATGACGTCTTCTTCTAGCCCTGGAATCAGCCTGATGCAGGAGGGGATTTCATACATTGCTGGCGCTCAACTTCCATGCTTAATTGTAAACATTATGCGTGGGGGTCCTGGGCTGGGAGGTATACAGCCTTCACAATCCGACTACTTCCAAGCCACTAAAGGCGGAGGACACGGCGACTATCACCTGCTTGTGCTGGCGCCTCACACCGTGCAAGAGGCTGCTTCGCTTACTATGGAAGCATTTGACCTCGCTGATAAGTATAGGAATCCTGTGATGGTTTTGGGAGATGGCTACTTGGGACAGATGATGGAACCCGTTGAATTCAAAAAGACAGCTCCACCGACGCTTCCTGCAAAGGAATGGGCTCTAACAGGCACCAAGGGGCGTCCTAAGAACTTGGTTAAAAGTCTCTACCTTGATCCCGAAGCTTTAGAAAAACACAATTTGGAAATAAACCGCAAGATTCAAGAAATGATTAGGAACGAGGTGCGTGTCGAAACTTATCAAACCGACGACGCCGAAGTTGTCATTGCTGCTTATGGAACGGTTGCGAGAATTGCAAAAACTGCAATCAAAGTTCTACGCAAGAAAGGCATCAAAGTAGGAATGATAAGACCGATTACCGTTTTTCCGTTTCCTTACAAAGCCTTTGAAAAAATGGCTGATAAAGTGAGCAAGTTTTTGGTGGTTGAGATGAGTCTTGGGCAGATGGTTGAAGACGTTAAACTTGGAGTGTGTGGCAAAGCTCAAATTCGCTTTTATGGGCGAACTGGAGGCATGGTTCCAAGCTATGATGAAATAGTTACTGAAACAGAAAAACTCGTAAAGGAGGCAAGCTGA
- a CDS encoding thiamine pyrophosphate-dependent enzyme: protein MQVELEKVFERPRTLRPVTTHYCPGCGHGITARLIAEVIDELEIREKTVGVAPVGCSVLLYNYLDIDMYEAAHGRAPAVATGCKRVHPELFVFTYQGDGDFASIGTAEAVHATARGEKITTIFINNAIYGMTGGQMAPTTLIGQKTTTSPMGRTTEQAGFPIRMAELLATLDGATYIARVAVNSPKHIIQAKRAIKKAFETQIKGLGYSMVEVLSQCPTVWRMTPIEATKWVEEKMVPYYPLREFKAPKES, encoded by the coding sequence GTGCAAGTAGAACTTGAGAAAGTTTTTGAACGACCAAGAACGCTACGTCCAGTGACGACACATTATTGCCCCGGCTGCGGACACGGAATTACAGCGCGTTTAATAGCAGAAGTAATAGACGAGCTGGAAATACGAGAAAAGACTGTCGGAGTTGCACCCGTAGGTTGTTCGGTTCTTCTCTACAACTATCTTGACATTGACATGTATGAAGCCGCGCATGGTCGTGCGCCTGCAGTTGCAACCGGCTGTAAAAGGGTGCATCCCGAACTTTTTGTGTTCACTTACCAAGGTGACGGCGATTTCGCCTCTATAGGGACTGCGGAAGCGGTTCATGCGACTGCTCGTGGAGAAAAAATTACGACAATTTTCATCAACAACGCGATTTATGGGATGACTGGGGGGCAGATGGCGCCTACAACGCTTATTGGCCAGAAAACCACGACCTCTCCCATGGGGCGGACTACCGAGCAAGCTGGCTTTCCAATTAGGATGGCTGAGCTACTTGCAACTCTTGATGGTGCGACGTATATTGCAAGGGTAGCCGTAAACAGTCCGAAACACATTATACAAGCCAAAAGAGCCATAAAGAAGGCGTTTGAAACGCAAATAAAAGGCTTAGGCTATTCTATGGTGGAAGTCCTTTCGCAGTGTCCGACAGTCTGGCGCATGACTCCAATTGAGGCAACGAAATGGGTTGAAGAGAAAATGGTGCCCTATTATCCATTAAGGGAATTCAAAGCTCCAAAGGAGAGTTGA
- a CDS encoding 2-oxoacid:acceptor oxidoreductase family protein gives MMEKTIEKLVYANVIMAGFGGQGLMFIGKLLAYSAMKTGKHVTWIPSYGPEMRGGTANCTVVISDKEIGSPVITSPQALIIMNNPSLEAFESRLQPQGTLFFNSSLITRQVTRKDIKVIAIPANDIAVEVGEKRTANMVMLGAYVARTKIASKESILEGLKEFFGKKIQFLDVNTKAFEKGMEYGKR, from the coding sequence ATGATGGAAAAGACAATTGAGAAACTGGTTTATGCCAACGTCATAATGGCTGGCTTCGGTGGTCAAGGATTGATGTTTATTGGAAAACTTTTAGCATACAGCGCCATGAAAACTGGAAAGCACGTTACGTGGATACCGTCCTACGGTCCAGAAATGCGTGGAGGAACCGCCAACTGCACAGTCGTCATATCGGACAAGGAAATAGGGTCACCAGTCATAACCTCACCACAAGCATTGATAATTATGAATAACCCCTCCTTAGAAGCTTTCGAATCCCGCCTGCAACCTCAAGGGACACTGTTTTTCAACAGTTCGTTAATCACCCGCCAAGTTACAAGAAAGGATATTAAAGTCATAGCGATACCTGCAAACGACATTGCAGTGGAAGTTGGCGAGAAAAGAACAGCCAACATGGTTATGCTTGGAGCTTATGTAGCGCGGACAAAAATCGCCTCAAAAGAAAGCATTCTTGAAGGCTTAAAAGAATTCTTTGGAAAGAAAATTCAATTTCTCGACGTAAACACGAAGGCCTTTGAAAAAGGAATGGAATACGGCAAACGCTAA
- the albA gene encoding DNA-binding protein Alba, producing MVKTSDNAVLIGRKPVMNYVVACLTFFNSGEKNICVKARGRAISTAVDTVELLRRAFIKDVELKDIAIGTEEVQREEGRKSNVSTIEITLARP from the coding sequence GTGGTAAAGACGAGCGACAACGCGGTCCTCATCGGCCGAAAACCAGTGATGAACTACGTGGTTGCCTGCCTCACCTTCTTCAACTCAGGTGAGAAAAACATCTGCGTCAAAGCCAGAGGACGGGCAATCAGCACTGCAGTCGACACCGTCGAACTGTTGCGACGCGCCTTCATAAAAGACGTGGAACTGAAAGACATCGCCATCGGCACCGAAGAGGTACAAAGAGAAGAGGGAAGAAAAAGCAACGTCTCAACCATCGAGATAACTTTGGCTCGACCATAG
- a CDS encoding acetyl ornithine aminotransferase family protein → MSDYPKIVVTPPGPKARELAKRDERVISQSFVRWYPLAIQSGKGCIIRDVDGNEYIDFNSGLVCLNVGHSHPRVVEAIKSQLDRFLHYSVTDFLYRQVVDAAEKLVKITPGAWEKKVFFGNSGAEAVEAGAKLARWHTRKQLYIAFTSAFHGRTFGGMSFTASKPVQRRHFFPLVPGVTHVPYGYCYRCPFKLTYPDCRYWCVDFIDEQVLQKYIPPEEVAAFVFEPIQGEGGYVVPPPEYFQRLKKLADKYGILMMDDEVQAGMGRTGKWFAIEHWGVEPDIICIAKSIAAGMPLGAMVAKASIMDWEGGSHASTFGGNPVSCAAASAVIDVIQDEGLRENAAKQGVYIMKRLLELKEESEIVGDVRGKGLMIGVELVEDKASKKPAPKKAEEVMTRSWKRGVAVITCGKSTVRIVPPLIITRELVDAGLDIVEDAIKQVEKQG, encoded by the coding sequence ATGTCAGATTATCCAAAAATAGTTGTTACTCCTCCAGGACCGAAAGCTCGAGAGCTTGCAAAACGAGACGAAAGGGTGATTTCGCAGTCGTTTGTGCGATGGTATCCTCTTGCGATACAAAGCGGGAAAGGCTGTATAATTCGTGACGTGGACGGCAACGAATACATAGACTTCAACTCTGGCCTTGTGTGTCTTAACGTGGGACATAGTCATCCTAGGGTGGTAGAGGCGATAAAGAGCCAGTTGGACCGTTTTCTACACTATTCCGTTACTGACTTTCTGTATCGTCAAGTTGTGGACGCGGCTGAGAAGCTGGTCAAAATTACTCCTGGCGCGTGGGAGAAGAAGGTTTTTTTCGGTAACAGCGGTGCTGAGGCGGTTGAGGCTGGGGCGAAGCTTGCAAGGTGGCATACGCGGAAACAATTGTACATAGCTTTTACCAGCGCTTTCCACGGCAGAACCTTCGGCGGGATGTCTTTTACAGCTAGCAAACCGGTTCAGAGACGTCACTTCTTTCCTTTGGTTCCCGGCGTTACACATGTGCCTTACGGTTACTGCTACCGCTGTCCCTTCAAGCTTACCTATCCAGACTGTCGCTATTGGTGCGTAGACTTCATAGACGAACAAGTGCTGCAAAAATATATTCCTCCCGAGGAGGTTGCTGCCTTCGTCTTTGAGCCGATTCAAGGTGAGGGTGGCTATGTTGTGCCTCCCCCTGAATACTTTCAGAGGCTCAAAAAGTTGGCAGATAAGTATGGTATATTGATGATGGATGATGAGGTGCAGGCGGGGATGGGGAGAACGGGCAAATGGTTTGCTATTGAGCATTGGGGTGTTGAGCCAGATATAATATGTATCGCTAAATCAATAGCGGCTGGAATGCCTCTAGGCGCCATGGTTGCAAAAGCCTCGATAATGGACTGGGAAGGGGGTTCTCACGCAAGCACTTTCGGCGGCAACCCAGTGTCTTGTGCTGCTGCGTCAGCAGTTATCGACGTGATTCAAGATGAGGGATTGAGAGAGAATGCGGCAAAACAGGGCGTTTACATTATGAAGCGGCTCTTGGAGCTTAAGGAAGAAAGCGAGATTGTCGGCGACGTGCGTGGAAAGGGCTTAATGATTGGCGTAGAACTGGTTGAAGACAAGGCGAGCAAAAAACCTGCACCAAAAAAGGCAGAAGAGGTTATGACGCGAAGCTGGAAACGCGGCGTTGCAGTGATAACTTGTGGCAAGTCAACAGTACGGATAGTTCCCCCACTAATTATAACGCGGGAACTTGTAGACGCCGGGTTGGATATCGTAGAAGATGCAATCAAGCAAGTGGAAAAGCAAGGCTAA
- a CDS encoding magnesium transporter translates to MGADNIKQLSLAKTTGQSLLSLVFNLGGIFAGLTVAASLGIFSRELWIFALYPGILSMRGVIGGLFSGRLSTGLHLGTIKTNILGENTKSIHILWGAIAVLTFASSILLGVVALLFGAIFWGINVFTGLGILGVLIATMGISLLVISPLTIAIAFSSFKKGLDPDIIVYPITSTTADILVTLCYVLVLNMLFLMGGAGQFVVFLICVVFTCIALIIFYKNMSNVGFARTIKEAMYTMVIVAFIVNVTGSVLSRISEVVSRRPEIYVVYPALIDTMGDFGAIVGSTATTKLALGTISSSFKSIKNHRNQIVGAWLASVTMYVIFALISSIFQAPISFFAILRFIGLLIVTNIPASVFMTWIAFNAAIITFQKGLDPDNFVIPIESSLADTITTISLLTMLSLIG, encoded by the coding sequence GTGGGCGCAGACAACATTAAACAACTTAGTCTCGCCAAAACAACTGGGCAATCACTACTGTCCCTTGTTTTTAACCTAGGCGGCATTTTTGCAGGTTTAACTGTAGCTGCTTCTTTAGGTATTTTTTCACGTGAGCTTTGGATATTTGCTCTTTACCCAGGTATTCTTAGCATGAGAGGCGTTATAGGTGGTCTCTTTTCTGGTCGTTTAAGCACAGGCTTACACTTGGGTACCATTAAAACAAACATCCTTGGAGAAAACACGAAGAGCATCCATATATTGTGGGGGGCCATTGCGGTATTGACGTTTGCAAGCAGTATTTTGTTGGGCGTTGTAGCGTTACTTTTCGGCGCAATTTTTTGGGGAATAAACGTCTTTACTGGATTGGGTATCCTTGGAGTTCTCATTGCAACCATGGGCATATCGCTACTTGTGATCTCCCCTTTGACGATAGCTATTGCCTTTTCCTCGTTCAAGAAAGGCTTAGACCCCGACATCATAGTCTACCCAATCACGTCAACAACAGCTGACATTTTAGTCACTTTATGCTATGTTTTGGTGTTGAATATGCTTTTCTTGATGGGTGGGGCAGGTCAGTTTGTTGTGTTTTTGATTTGTGTCGTTTTTACGTGTATTGCCTTAATTATTTTCTACAAAAATATGTCCAATGTAGGTTTTGCAAGAACCATTAAAGAAGCTATGTACACTATGGTTATCGTGGCATTCATAGTGAACGTTACAGGGTCTGTGCTTTCTCGAATTAGCGAAGTTGTGAGTCGCAGACCGGAGATTTATGTTGTCTATCCAGCCCTTATTGATACGATGGGGGATTTTGGAGCTATTGTGGGGTCAACGGCTACAACAAAACTTGCTTTAGGCACCATTAGTTCCTCCTTCAAATCAATAAAAAACCACAGAAACCAGATAGTTGGAGCGTGGCTTGCTTCAGTGACAATGTATGTGATTTTTGCGCTCATTTCATCAATTTTTCAAGCTCCTATAAGCTTTTTTGCAATATTGCGATTTATTGGCTTGCTTATAGTTACAAACATTCCTGCCTCAGTTTTCATGACTTGGATAGCTTTCAATGCGGCCATCATCACTTTTCAGAAAGGGCTTGATCCCGATAATTTTGTCATTCCTATAGAAAGCTCATTGGCTGATACAATAACAACTATTTCTCTGCTAACCATGTTGAGTTTGATTGGATAG